From the genome of Salvelinus sp. IW2-2015 unplaced genomic scaffold, ASM291031v2 Un_scaffold2979, whole genome shotgun sequence, one region includes:
- the LOC112075095 gene encoding ephrin-B2a-like — protein MSARIEKGDNSSYREGEGDQGPGGKSSSIIGSEGALLACIISGSVIFIVIIIMLVLLLLKYRRRHRKHSPQHGTTLSLSTLATPKRGNNNGSEPSDIIIPLRTSDSVFCPHYEKVSGDYGHPVYIVQEMPPQSPANIYYKV, from the exons ATGAGTGCGAGAATAGAGAAGGGAGACA ATTCGTCGTACAGGGAGGGCGAGGGCGACCAGGGGCCGGGCGGTAAATCCTCCAGCATCATCGGCTCCGAGGGGGCCCTGTTAGCATGCATCATCTCGGGCAGCGTCATCttcattgtcatcatcatcatgctgGTCCTGCTGTTGCTCAAGTACCGGCGGCGGCACCGCAAGCACTCTCCGCAGCACGGCACCACGCTGTCTCTCAGCACGCTGGCCACGCCCAAACGGGGCAACAACAATGGCTCGGAGCCCAGTGACATCATCATCCCTCTCAGGACTTCAGACAGCGTCTTCTGCCCGCACTACGAGAAAGTGAGCGGAGACTACGGTCACCCGGTGTACATCGTTCAGGAGATGCCCCCTCAGAGCCCTGCCAACATCTACTACAAGGTCTAA